The Allorhodopirellula heiligendammensis genome includes a window with the following:
- a CDS encoding zinc ribbon domain-containing protein, translating to MASPKSTEISTPLLRRLHRIHQQRADLESQARRGPLQLKAVQASIDVATQAVDAEIAVLKKARMVSDEKHLQLQTREAHVSQLQRRLNEAATNKEFALLKEQIAADEQANSVQNDEIFEILERIDTLEAQLARTKEKLAEVEADAAKRRAEIEDRQKRVAIDLDRVEVQLEEAETLIPAAVKADYKRLLEARGEEALAPIENESCGGCYQTLTTQVANQVMLSQLTYCPNCNAMLYLPEDRSV from the coding sequence ATGGCCAGTCCGAAATCTACCGAGATCAGTACCCCTTTACTCCGCCGTCTGCACCGCATCCATCAACAACGCGCCGACTTGGAGAGCCAAGCCCGACGCGGTCCCCTGCAGCTCAAGGCGGTCCAGGCTTCGATCGACGTTGCGACCCAAGCCGTCGACGCTGAAATCGCCGTGTTAAAGAAAGCACGCATGGTGTCGGATGAAAAACACTTGCAGCTGCAAACCCGCGAGGCACATGTCAGCCAACTCCAACGACGACTCAACGAAGCAGCTACCAATAAAGAATTTGCATTGCTCAAAGAGCAGATCGCCGCCGACGAGCAAGCCAACAGCGTGCAGAACGATGAAATCTTTGAGATCCTCGAACGCATCGATACACTCGAAGCTCAGCTCGCCCGCACGAAAGAGAAGTTAGCGGAGGTTGAAGCCGACGCCGCCAAACGGCGAGCTGAAATTGAAGATCGCCAGAAACGCGTTGCTATTGATCTTGATCGCGTGGAAGTGCAGCTCGAAGAGGCCGAAACGTTGATTCCCGCTGCGGTGAAGGCTGACTACAAACGGCTGCTCGAAGCGCGTGGCGAGGAGGCGCTCGCTCCGATCGAAAACGAATCGTGCGGCGGTTGCTATCAGACGCTGACGACCCAGGTCGCCAACCAAGTCATGCTGTCCCAGCTTACTTATTGCCCGAACTGCAACGCCATGTTGTATCTACCCGAAGACCGATCCGTCTAA
- a CDS encoding SlyX family protein: protein MPDSIEQRLTDLEIQLAHMQRTCEQLNEVVTHLSVSAQSRERLMQRMVDQIKDLKANLRDPGSPSDEKPPHY from the coding sequence ATGCCTGATTCGATCGAACAACGCCTCACCGATCTTGAGATTCAGCTGGCGCACATGCAACGGACCTGCGAGCAACTCAACGAGGTCGTGACGCACCTCTCGGTATCCGCTCAGTCGCGCGAACGTTTGATGCAGCGGATGGTTGACCAGATCAAGGATCTCAAAGCCAACCTCCGCGACCCCGGTTCACCGAGCGACGAGAAGCCCCCACACTATTGA
- a CDS encoding SPFH domain-containing protein has protein sequence MILSWFFLGLAAYAAVRILPGCLYTVAPNQRAVKTRFGAAELLPMVAESPDIAPPLDPSLSEDERRRYTYPQVRVIGPGGPYFKLPWETVHRVDVATQAVDLAWDPSKRQETIEAVTKDNLTTGVNGQIRYRVSESNLYPFLFGVKSPLEHVMGFFVSVMRERIANFVDPKGASLLSTEIEDEAPEGASRSSSVDLSDGVSINDLRKNLPLLNQYMEEQCRSTTGRYGIELDAALITEIDPPQEVDRALSAINSTRNQVAADISTARADAEQQITMSARAVEIATNNAHAEVAPLQELAGTLTSIKQEGGSECLQAYLRNSRVPLHGLASRVVLSKPQRA, from the coding sequence ATGATTCTGTCTTGGTTTTTTCTCGGTCTAGCGGCATACGCTGCCGTTCGAATATTGCCTGGGTGCCTGTACACCGTGGCACCCAATCAGCGCGCGGTGAAGACTCGCTTTGGAGCCGCCGAACTACTACCCATGGTTGCTGAGTCCCCCGATATCGCTCCGCCCTTAGATCCATCGCTCAGTGAGGACGAGCGCCGTCGATACACCTACCCCCAAGTACGCGTGATTGGGCCAGGGGGACCGTACTTCAAGTTGCCTTGGGAGACGGTCCATCGAGTTGACGTGGCTACCCAAGCCGTTGATCTCGCCTGGGACCCGTCCAAGCGTCAAGAAACAATCGAAGCGGTCACGAAAGACAACCTCACCACCGGCGTCAATGGGCAGATTCGCTATCGAGTCAGTGAGAGCAATCTTTATCCATTTCTGTTCGGCGTGAAGAGTCCACTCGAACATGTGATGGGATTTTTTGTGTCCGTCATGCGGGAACGGATCGCGAACTTTGTAGACCCGAAGGGCGCGAGTCTCCTTAGCACGGAAATTGAGGACGAGGCTCCCGAAGGTGCCTCACGCAGCAGTTCGGTGGACCTTTCTGACGGCGTGTCGATCAATGATTTACGCAAAAACCTGCCGCTGCTAAACCAGTACATGGAAGAGCAGTGTCGATCGACAACAGGTCGGTACGGTATTGAGCTCGATGCGGCTTTGATTACCGAGATCGATCCACCACAGGAAGTTGACCGCGCCCTCTCAGCCATCAATAGCACGCGAAATCAAGTGGCAGCAGACATCAGTACGGCTCGGGCTGACGCCGAACAGCAGATTACCATGAGCGCCCGCGCTGTCGAAATCGCGACCAACAATGCCCACGCGGAAGTCGCCCCGTTGCAAGAACTCGCTGGCACACTCACATCGATCAAGCAGGAGGGTGGCTCGGAATGCCTACAGGCATATCTGCGGAATTCGCGTGTGCCGCTGCATGGTCTCGCCTCCCGCGTCGTGTTGAGTAAACCGCAGCGTGCGTAG
- the cysN gene encoding sulfate adenylyltransferase subunit CysN, with protein MSHQSDLIATDIDAYLKQHEQKQLLRFITCGSVDDGKSTLIGRLLYDSKLVYEDELAKVQSDSVRQGSVAGGFDPALFMDGLKEEREQGITIDVAYRYFSTAKRKFIIADTPGHEQYTRNMATGASTADLAIILIDARHGVLTQTRRHSFIVSLLGIRHVVVAINKMDLVDFSEERFEEICAEYRSFAARLDLPDLNFIPISALNGDNVVDRSPASPWYNGSTLMNFLETVNIGSDRNLQDFRLPVQYVNRPNLNFRGFCGTISSGIIRAGDEIMVLPSRQKSKIKQIVTYDGDIEEAFAPMSITLTFEDEIDASRGDMIVRSGNVPRSDSNVEAMLVWMGEEAMVPGKTYLVKHTTRTLPGNVQTLKYQVDVNTLHRTPAPTLELNEIGRVAIELSAPVQFDPYRRNRSTGAFILVDRITNATVAAGMILDRGATGKTRSVWDDDIEAATDTEGEVSTVSTEERAARFGQKPVTVLLTGLTGSGKTSIAKTVERKLFDRGRAVAVIDGEQMRRGLSLDLGFTAEDRSENLRRGGHLAHALNDAGLICMAAMVAPAEDVRQKVGKLIGDARYLVVHVATPLAVCRKQDTKGQYAKADAGELLNFPGVTADYETPTSPDLVVDPSESSVGACADAVIELLTTRGFVK; from the coding sequence ATGTCACATCAATCTGATCTCATCGCGACTGACATCGACGCCTATCTGAAACAGCATGAGCAGAAGCAGCTGCTGCGTTTCATTACCTGTGGTAGCGTCGATGATGGCAAGAGCACGCTGATCGGGCGTCTGCTCTACGATTCCAAGCTGGTTTACGAAGACGAACTCGCTAAAGTCCAAAGTGATTCGGTGCGTCAGGGCTCTGTCGCAGGCGGATTTGATCCGGCGTTGTTCATGGACGGGCTGAAGGAAGAACGCGAGCAGGGCATCACGATCGACGTGGCCTATCGATATTTTAGCACCGCCAAGCGTAAGTTCATTATCGCGGACACGCCCGGGCACGAGCAGTACACCCGCAATATGGCGACGGGAGCGAGCACCGCGGATCTCGCCATCATCCTCATCGACGCCCGTCATGGCGTGCTGACCCAGACGCGCAGGCACTCGTTCATTGTCTCGTTGTTGGGGATTCGACACGTCGTCGTGGCAATCAACAAGATGGACCTCGTCGACTTTAGCGAAGAACGCTTTGAAGAAATTTGTGCGGAATACCGGTCCTTTGCGGCGCGGCTGGACCTGCCCGATTTGAATTTCATTCCGATCAGTGCTCTCAATGGAGATAATGTCGTTGATCGCAGTCCCGCGTCGCCGTGGTACAACGGTTCGACACTGATGAACTTCCTCGAGACCGTTAACATCGGTTCGGATCGAAACCTGCAAGACTTCCGTTTGCCGGTGCAATACGTGAACCGTCCGAACCTGAATTTCCGAGGTTTTTGTGGCACGATCTCGTCGGGCATCATTCGTGCTGGCGATGAGATCATGGTGCTGCCGAGTCGGCAGAAGTCCAAGATTAAGCAGATCGTTACTTATGACGGAGACATCGAGGAAGCCTTCGCGCCCATGTCGATCACACTGACGTTTGAAGATGAGATCGATGCCAGTCGTGGAGACATGATTGTGCGCAGCGGCAACGTGCCTCGCAGTGATTCAAATGTCGAAGCGATGCTGGTCTGGATGGGTGAAGAAGCCATGGTGCCGGGCAAGACGTACCTTGTCAAACACACCACCCGTACTCTGCCGGGCAATGTGCAGACGCTGAAATACCAAGTAGATGTCAACACGCTGCACCGAACGCCTGCACCCACGCTCGAACTGAACGAGATTGGCCGCGTGGCGATCGAGTTATCGGCCCCCGTTCAGTTTGACCCCTACCGCCGCAATCGATCGACCGGAGCGTTTATTCTGGTCGACCGGATCACGAATGCCACGGTCGCTGCGGGAATGATTCTCGATCGCGGAGCAACCGGCAAAACTCGGTCGGTGTGGGACGACGACATTGAGGCGGCAACGGATACCGAGGGTGAAGTCTCCACAGTATCGACCGAAGAGCGAGCCGCCCGCTTTGGGCAGAAACCCGTCACCGTGCTACTGACAGGCCTGACCGGCAGTGGCAAGACCTCGATCGCGAAAACGGTCGAGCGGAAGCTCTTCGATCGCGGCCGCGCTGTCGCCGTTATCGACGGGGAGCAGATGCGCCGGGGACTCAGTCTCGATCTCGGCTTCACTGCCGAAGACCGCAGCGAGAACCTGCGTCGTGGTGGTCACCTGGCTCACGCGCTCAACGATGCGGGCTTGATCTGCATGGCAGCGATGGTGGCCCCTGCCGAAGACGTTCGTCAGAAGGTTGGCAAGCTGATTGGCGACGCCCGCTATCTGGTCGTGCATGTGGCCACGCCCCTCGCCGTCTGCCGCAAACAGGATACGAAGGGGCAGTACGCCAAGGCTGATGCCGGCGAGTTGCTCAACTTCCCAGGGGTGACTGCTGACTACGAAACACCCACGTCACCTGATCTCGTCGTCGATCCCTCTGAATCATCCGTGGGCGCCTGTGCCGATGCGGTGATCGAACTCTTAACGACTCGCGGATTTGTGAAATGA
- a CDS encoding SPFH domain-containing protein, with translation MHIALFVFGFVTIPLLLTLARAFGIYTCVQECEAQVFTLFGKVIGTLTRPGLHFPISIFGPRAMLIPFFGKRYVVSTALRQHYLRSQMVNSEEGTPMGVGIWYEMQVADPVSYLFTNANPDGSLQANVTSSTISTLSNLEMETMLENRHSLSRTVRQAVSPLSEKWGYRLGSVYIRKVEFTDMQMVHNITEKVVKRLVQVTSAMKQDGENRVGLIKSETAFKVSQKMAEAAAARPEIVGKQLNEIAKHDPEVLDTVLEVMEINQLIESGASVDVIPNSGNVLLQLGDSK, from the coding sequence ATGCACATTGCTTTGTTCGTTTTTGGATTCGTTACCATCCCGCTGTTACTCACCCTCGCCCGCGCGTTCGGTATTTACACCTGTGTTCAGGAGTGTGAAGCACAGGTCTTCACTCTATTTGGCAAGGTCATTGGAACCCTCACCCGTCCTGGACTGCATTTCCCGATTTCAATCTTTGGACCTCGCGCGATGTTGATCCCGTTCTTTGGGAAACGCTATGTCGTCAGCACCGCGCTGCGACAACACTACCTGCGAAGTCAGATGGTTAACTCAGAGGAGGGGACACCGATGGGTGTCGGCATCTGGTACGAGATGCAAGTGGCCGATCCCGTCTCCTATCTGTTCACCAACGCGAATCCTGATGGTTCGCTGCAGGCCAACGTGACCAGCTCAACGATCTCGACGCTGAGCAATCTCGAAATGGAAACGATGCTTGAGAATCGGCACAGTCTTAGTCGCACAGTACGCCAGGCCGTTTCGCCATTGTCCGAAAAGTGGGGCTATCGCCTCGGTTCGGTCTACATTCGCAAAGTCGAGTTCACAGACATGCAGATGGTGCACAACATCACCGAGAAAGTGGTCAAGCGATTGGTACAGGTCACCAGCGCCATGAAACAGGACGGAGAAAACCGCGTCGGTCTGATCAAAAGCGAGACGGCGTTCAAGGTCAGTCAGAAAATGGCCGAGGCTGCTGCTGCTCGACCCGAAATCGTCGGCAAGCAGCTTAATGAGATCGCCAAACATGATCCGGAGGTGCTCGATACCGTCCTCGAAGTCATGGAGATCAACCAACTGATTGAGTCGGGAGCATCGGTCGATGTGATCCCGAACTCGGGGAACGTATTGCTGCAACTGGGCGACAGCAAATGA
- a CDS encoding AAA family ATPase, translating to MSTVETMQADAEQFRARYAAVREMIGRVIVGHTEIVDGVLTAMLCRGHCLLEGVPGLGKTMLVRTLSEVLDLQFSRIQFTPDLMPADILGTNMIVEEESGRRKFEFQRGPVFTQILLADEINRATPKTQSAMLETMQEGTVTAAGTRFELSQPFFVLATQNPIEQEGTYPLPEAQMDRFLFKLVVGYSSREELGTIVDRTTRGEQPAIEKIMDGDEIIRWQKLVRDVILAPHVQDYLVRLTMATHPQGAHSVPITNEYVRWGSSPRGAQTLALTAKVRALLDGRFNVSFEDLRRVFLPAMRHRVLLNFEAQAEGIEPDTVLLDILEKVPEKAD from the coding sequence ATGTCGACCGTTGAAACGATGCAGGCCGATGCGGAGCAATTTCGAGCTCGCTATGCCGCCGTACGAGAGATGATCGGTCGGGTGATTGTCGGGCATACCGAAATCGTCGACGGTGTCCTGACCGCGATGCTGTGCCGTGGTCATTGTCTGCTGGAAGGTGTCCCGGGACTCGGCAAAACGATGTTGGTGCGGACGCTATCGGAAGTACTCGATTTGCAGTTCAGCCGTATCCAGTTCACTCCCGACCTGATGCCCGCAGATATTCTGGGCACGAACATGATCGTGGAAGAGGAGAGTGGTCGACGGAAATTTGAGTTTCAACGGGGGCCGGTGTTCACGCAAATCCTACTCGCCGACGAGATCAACCGAGCCACACCCAAGACCCAATCCGCGATGCTCGAGACGATGCAAGAAGGCACGGTCACCGCTGCGGGCACACGTTTCGAGCTTTCTCAGCCATTCTTCGTTTTGGCCACGCAAAATCCGATCGAGCAGGAAGGGACCTATCCACTGCCAGAGGCACAAATGGATCGCTTTCTGTTCAAACTCGTGGTGGGCTATTCATCGCGTGAGGAGCTCGGGACGATTGTCGACCGCACGACGCGAGGCGAGCAACCGGCGATCGAGAAAATCATGGACGGTGACGAGATCATCCGATGGCAGAAACTCGTGCGAGATGTCATTTTGGCACCTCATGTCCAAGACTACCTCGTGCGTTTGACGATGGCGACGCACCCGCAAGGGGCCCACAGCGTGCCGATCACCAATGAATACGTGCGGTGGGGTAGCAGCCCTCGGGGTGCCCAGACCCTGGCGTTGACCGCGAAGGTGCGAGCGTTGCTCGACGGCAGGTTTAATGTGTCCTTCGAGGACCTGCGGCGTGTTTTCTTGCCCGCCATGCGGCACCGCGTGCTGCTCAATTTCGAGGCCCAAGCCGAGGGGATCGAGCCGGATACGGTGTTGCTCGATATTCTCGAAAAGGTACCCGAGAAAGCTGACTGA
- a CDS encoding M3 family metallopeptidase — MLDSWTGPYGGVPPFRSVRVDEFSAAFDVAIEQAQRDIDAIANNPEPATFANTLLALETAGESLDRLETLFDVHASNLNVGPIPDLEREVTPKLAAHSDNITQNKELFARIEAVHQDVFDNKTVELQPDARRLLDETYKGFIRSGAKLSDADKSKLSQINARLARLFTDFNQNVLEEEKRHVTWIDSPADLAGLSDSTIAAMADAAKEKGGQAAYAVTNTRSSMDPFLTYAENRALREQVWRHYYYRCDNGGEFDNKNIIREILHLRSQRAQLLGYPSHAHWRMESTMAAKPEAAMELMMQVWEPAIARVANEVADMQRIVDAEVAANGTQPFAIAPWDYRFYAEKVRKEKYDLDMAEVRPYLQLDKMREAMMYCAERLFGLHFERVSGLPTFHPDVTVYEVTRDGEHVGLFYLDPFAREGKRSGAWMTDYREQSGTGLAESDTNIPVKTPIVSNNSNFIPVSGEGPILISWDDATTLFHEFGHALHGLSSDVRYPSQSGTNVARDFVEFPSQILEHWLSTPEVLSKFATHYETGEPMPAELLEKIERSSKFNSGFDTTEYLACAILDMKLHEMNAANIDISEFEADELAAIGMPDELPMRHRLPHFSHLFSSDAYSAGYYSYLWSDALTADAAEMFEQADGKYFDATVAQKLNDHVLSVGDTIDPAETYREFRGRDVDTDALLRKRGFAPAKP; from the coding sequence ATGCTCGATTCGTGGACGGGACCGTACGGTGGCGTGCCGCCTTTCCGCTCCGTTCGCGTCGACGAATTCTCAGCAGCGTTTGACGTCGCGATCGAGCAGGCTCAACGCGACATCGACGCGATCGCCAATAATCCTGAGCCCGCGACTTTTGCAAATACGCTCTTGGCACTCGAGACCGCTGGCGAGTCACTCGATCGGCTCGAAACCCTATTCGATGTTCATGCATCGAACCTCAACGTCGGTCCAATCCCCGACCTTGAGCGAGAGGTGACCCCTAAGCTCGCTGCTCACTCGGACAACATCACGCAGAACAAAGAGCTGTTCGCGCGGATCGAGGCGGTGCACCAAGATGTGTTCGATAACAAGACCGTTGAGCTGCAGCCAGATGCTCGGCGGTTGCTCGACGAGACCTACAAAGGTTTCATTCGCAGTGGTGCAAAGTTGTCTGATGCTGACAAGTCGAAGCTGTCTCAGATCAACGCTCGTTTGGCACGGCTGTTCACCGATTTCAACCAGAATGTGCTCGAAGAAGAAAAACGGCATGTGACCTGGATCGACTCACCCGCAGACCTCGCAGGGCTGTCTGATTCGACGATCGCGGCGATGGCTGACGCTGCGAAAGAAAAGGGCGGCCAAGCGGCGTACGCGGTCACCAACACGCGTTCCTCGATGGATCCGTTTTTGACCTATGCCGAAAACCGGGCGCTGCGTGAACAGGTTTGGCGTCACTACTACTACCGCTGCGATAACGGCGGCGAATTCGATAATAAAAACATCATCCGCGAGATTTTGCATCTCCGTAGCCAGCGCGCCCAACTGCTCGGTTATCCCTCCCATGCTCATTGGCGCATGGAGTCGACGATGGCCGCCAAGCCTGAGGCGGCGATGGAATTGATGATGCAGGTTTGGGAGCCCGCGATCGCGCGGGTGGCTAACGAGGTCGCCGATATGCAGCGCATCGTCGATGCCGAGGTCGCCGCCAACGGCACGCAACCCTTCGCGATCGCGCCATGGGATTATCGCTTCTACGCCGAGAAAGTCCGTAAAGAAAAATACGACCTCGACATGGCAGAAGTCCGCCCGTACCTGCAGCTCGACAAGATGCGTGAAGCGATGATGTACTGCGCCGAGCGATTGTTCGGCTTGCATTTCGAACGCGTCTCCGGTCTGCCTACTTTCCATCCCGATGTGACGGTCTACGAGGTCACTCGCGATGGTGAACATGTTGGTTTGTTCTATCTCGATCCGTTCGCCCGCGAAGGCAAACGCAGCGGTGCCTGGATGACCGACTATCGTGAACAGTCGGGCACGGGGCTGGCTGAGTCGGATACAAATATTCCTGTGAAGACACCGATCGTTTCCAATAATAGCAACTTCATCCCAGTCTCCGGTGAAGGGCCGATCCTGATCTCGTGGGACGATGCGACGACGTTGTTTCATGAGTTCGGCCATGCACTGCATGGTCTCTCTAGCGATGTGCGATATCCATCCCAGTCCGGGACCAATGTGGCTCGTGACTTCGTTGAATTCCCCTCGCAGATTCTTGAGCACTGGTTGTCGACGCCGGAGGTGCTCAGCAAGTTTGCGACGCACTACGAAACCGGCGAGCCGATGCCCGCGGAACTGCTTGAGAAAATCGAGCGGTCGTCGAAGTTCAATAGCGGGTTTGATACGACGGAGTATCTCGCTTGTGCAATTCTCGATATGAAGCTGCACGAAATGAATGCAGCGAATATCGACATCAGTGAATTCGAAGCCGATGAGCTGGCCGCAATTGGCATGCCTGATGAGTTGCCGATGCGTCACCGGTTGCCTCACTTCAGTCACCTGTTCAGTAGCGATGCCTACTCGGCGGGGTACTACAGCTATTTGTGGAGCGACGCGTTGACAGCTGACGCTGCGGAGATGTTTGAGCAAGCCGATGGGAAATATTTCGACGCCACCGTCGCACAAAAACTAAACGACCACGTTCTGAGCGTTGGCGACACGATCGACCCCGCGGAAACATATCGCGAATTTCGCGGTCGCGATGTCGACACCGACGCGCTGCTGCGAAAACGCGGGTTCGCGCCCGCAAAACCGTAA